The nucleotide sequence AAACTGGCCGCAACTGATAAATTCATTTTACTTATCAGTTGAGCATATCAGGGTTGATACTTTAATCCAATCATTGCAATATAATATTTCAAAAAATAATCCTCATATTACTTTTAATTTGCCTGATTTGTTGGTCGGAGATAAAATTAAATTAAGAGCTACCGCAACAGATTCCAGTATTTTCTTTAACGTTGCTCAGTATCCGGATACTGGGTGGGTTGTAATGAATGTATTACCTCCGATTTTAAATGTTGAAAACGAAAGTTTTCCAATACATTATGAGCTTCTACAAAACTATCCTAATCCATTTAATCCGTCCACTAAAATCAAGTATCAGATTCCTGAATTAAATTTTGTTATTATTAAAGTTTATGATGTGTTAGGAACAGAAATAACTACTCTTGTTAATGAAGAAAAGATTGCGGGAAGTTATGATGTTGATTTTGATGGAAATGAGCTGGCGAGTGGAATATATTACTATAGAATTACAACCGGAAATTTTTCACAAACCAAAAAAATGATTTTAATAAAATGACTAAAAAGTTCATCGGTATAGCAATCGTAAAAAAAATAATTTTAGCATTAATTATCTATGCTAATCTAATTTGTGCTCAAAACTTCTTCCCTCTTAAAGTTGGAAATGCTTATCAGGTTATAGATGATTGGTACTGGAATGTTGGGCATTTTAGTGGTTCGGGAACAGATTACCAGAATTTAATTGTACAATCGGATACTTTAATAAATGGTCTGCTCTTCTATAAATTCTCAAACAATTTTAATTATTATCCTCCCATTAATTATGATTGTCTATTCAGATACGATTCTCTAAATCAAAAATTGTTTGTAAAGACCCCTTACAGCCCCATTATACGGCTAGCGGTTGATTTCAACACACCGTTGGATTCGCAATATATTTCCTACATTAACGGAGAACCGATAAATTTTATTTCGCAAGGTCTTTCTTACAAAATAGTAATGGGGGATACACAATTAGTTTATTCAATGAAACATCCACAAGAAGATAATATTCCATTATATAACTATGAGTTTTCTGCAAATATTGGTTTATCTAAGTTCAAAGAATATGCCGTAAACACGAACTCACTCTTTTCACATGATCAGAATATTGTTGCAGCAATTATAGATTCATTATTTTACAATCAATTAATATTAAAGGTAGATTCTCTTTATCCGGTTGAAGATAGACCGGTTGATACATTTCCCTTTTTACTAACGGTTCCTTGCACTGCCAGCTATACTGAACTCATAGATTCATTTTACCTTGATGTTGAACACATAAGAGCAGATACTTTAGTTCAGACCAAAAAATACAACATCTCCAAGAGTAATCCACAAATCTCGTTCAATCTTTTCGGGATGCTCTCTGGAGATAAAATTAAATTCAGAGCAACAATTACCGATACCTCCATATTTTATAATACTGCACATTATCCGGATGCGGGCTGGGTTGTAATGAATGTTCTTCCACCTATTCTGAATGTTGAAGAAGAAAATTTATTATCATTCTATGAACTCGCTCAAAACTTTCCAAATCCCTTTAACCCAACAACGAAAATAAAATATCAACTACCAGAACCTGTATTTGTTACAATTAAAGTATATGATGTTCTAGGAAATGAAATAGAAACTCTTGTTAATGAAGAGAGGGATGCGGGAAGTTATAAAATTGATTTCAACGGTTTGGAGTTAACAAGTGGAATATATTACTATAGAATTACAGCCGGAAATTTTTCTCAGACTAAAAAAATGATTTTGTTAAAATGAAAATTGTAATCATTATCACAATACTCACTATCACATTAGTTGCACAACCAACTCCTAACCATTACAATTTTATGGCACAAAGAGATAGTTTGTATTATTTGCTTACAGACAATTCACTTTTGAAATTCTATTCGCATGAAGCAAGCGGTGAATTCTTTCTGACAAAATATGTTGAAGGTAACTTTCCATCTTCTACCAAATACACATTAAATGGTGATTACTTCTTTCTTGCATATAATGATTCAATATTTTATTTCTTAAACAGATCAATAGATGAATTAAGTTTTGAAAACGTGTTTGCACCTGGCTTCGCTATTTCATCACTTCACGGCTTTGGTCCATATTTTTTCATTCGATCTGGTAATACTTATCATCTTTATAAAATTGTAAGTGGACTTGTTGAATTGGTTGAAGATTCATTATTTAATCATCCATCTCAGGAGCTTGTCTTTTTCGTATATCCATATGTTACGATCGCACAAACCGTTTATAAGTACATTGAAGGGTTTGATTTTTACTCTATAACACAAATCAGTATTGGAAATGGAAATACTGGTCTCACCGATAACACACTTATATCCTATAGATTCTGGGTAGAACCTTGGCCATCAATGGAGGAACATAGCGTACTTGAGAAAACAATTATTGAAGAACCGAATTTCCCCAATTTTACCTATAATGGATGGGGAAGTAATATTAGCCAATTGCATCAACCTTTTGGATGGGGAACTTTAATTGCAAAAAAGAATTTATATTTTATGATGTGGGTTGGTGTAATTACTACACATAATTCTCAACTTGCTTATCTACCCACTACTCAAGAAAGAGCTACAATTTCAGACTATTATATTTTCTTATTAGGTAACGACTCGCTCAGATACTCTAAGTGGAATGCAGGTTCTACTTTTTATCCTTTCACCTGGGTAGACTATACTCCAGTTGAAAACAATGATGAACCTATGCTATCTTTTGAACTTTCTCAAAATTATCCCAATCCATTCAACCCATCGACAAAAATAAGATATGAGATTCCTGAAATGAGTTTTGTTACCATAAAAGTTTATGATGTGTTGGGAAAACAAATACTATCTCTTGTCAATGAGGAAAAGTCAGCAGGAAATTATGAAATTGAATTTAATGGTAAAGAATTGGCAAGTGGAATTTATTATTATAGAATTTCCGCAGGAAATTTTTCGCAAACTAAGAAAATGATTCTTTTGAAATAACACTAATCACTCGGTTTTTCTTTCATCGGGTAAAAATTTAAGAAATCATCTATGATCCGGCACTTACGGATTCAATTTCCTTTTCTTCAACAATTTTTTTTCCGGTGTTCAAATCTTTTTCTTTACTGATTCTTTCCAGTCTCATTGAGTCTGTTTTGAATTTTGGGATAACAAGAGACAAAAAATAACTTCTGAATATATACCACCAGAAACTTCTTTCTAGCAAAATTGGATTTATGTTGTGTGCAATTTCATTGTGGGCTTGAGGAGCTTTTTTCCAATGAAGTCCTGCTTTCTGATGATGAATAGTGTGATAGCCATTATTGAAAAGAAGAAAATTAAGGAACCCGGTAAAGTTTCTTGAATGATTCCACTCGGATTCTTCATCGGCGTGAACGTGCTGAACGTAATTAAATATCAAAACGCTAAATAGAGAAACTTGCTGGGGTATGATTACAAATAGTAATGCTTTCTCCCAATCAATTATAAATGCTGCAGCTATCCACAAAACAAGCACAACATACTGTGAAATACTTATCCAGAATTTCTCCCTGTTGTTTGCTTTCATTTCTTTCAGATAAACCATTATTGCTTTTTGCTGATAGTAGCCGCTAATTGTCGGATATGAAATGAGAGTAAGTAAATTATTTCTTTCACTTATCCGATAAGTAATTGAGTCATCGCCTGCCCGATTGTTAAAGCGATGATGGTTTTTATTATGTGTTGGTATCCACGCAAATATCGGGAAACCATAAAATACGGTAAGCCACCAGTCAGTAAACACATTCATCCCCTTTGATTTCCACATTGGTAAGTGGTTATGGTTATGAGTCATTACAGCCACAGTTACTGACATAAATAAAAACCATGTATAGATAAAAGTATTAGTTCCTAGCCAGAGCCATTGACTAATAAATAATGATGAGGTGATAAAAATATAAACCAGACTCTTTATGTCGGCAATTTCTTTTAGTTTTAAACTCATTTTTCAACCTCATCTTTAAAAAATAATTTATTCGGTTTCATTCTTTGTCTTAATTAGTAATACAACATTTAGACCACGTTTTAGGTTTCTTTCCCATTTGCTGTGGCTTTGCAATGACGGGATGAGTTTAATTTTCACAGTTGTAAAATCCAAACTGTTTACTTGACAATCAGGAAGTTTTACCATTTCTGCGAAAGAGCTCATTAATAATTTACACTAATCACTCGGTTTTTCTTTCATTGGAGCACTAGCAAAAAAATCTTTATAAAATCTCTCCGTGTATTTCCCGAGCATTTCTTCAACAACTTTGTGGTGCTTTGAACGGATTACAAATCCGGCGTGGTATGATTTATCCAATCTCCATACAATTTCAGGATCGTTGTAAGATGAAAGATCGGGCCACTCCTGTTTTGATAATGAAGTTATAATTCCTGCATAGTCATTTTTAACTTCGGGATATTTGTATTCTGATTCGCCCCTGAGAATTTCTATTTTCGCCCATTCACGCCATAAATTAATTCCGGATGCCGCAAGCACGAGCTCAGAAAGATTTGCTCCGCCAACACGAGCAGAAGTTTCAAGAAAATAAATTTTTCCATCTTTATCGGATTCAATAAACTCTGTGTGGGAAACTCCGCGCAGCATTCCAAGAGCTTTCATTAATTTTTCATTCAGTTCAAGAAGCTGCTGCTCTTTTTTACTTCCTCGTTCAACTGTCCTGCTTGTAAAAACTCTTCCTTCGTGTGCAACTTCAAATGGCGGTTTCCCGTACTGGCTTGCAATTGCAAATCGTACTTCGTGCTCATAAATAATTGAATCAACGTGATAAATATTTCCAGGGATAAATCTTTCCATCAAGAAAAACGATTGTTCGTCGCCAAGATGATTTATACGATTCCACATTTCTTCTTTGCTGTTAACTTTTTTCAATCCGTGTGCGCCGGCAAGCATTCTTGGTTTAATCATATACGGATACGGAACTTTTTCAGCAAATTCATTAATATCATTGTGATTAAGAACGTGAATGAATTCAGGGACAGGGATTCCCATTTCCTTTGCTCTCATTCTCATTGCAAGTTTATCACGAAAGTAACGTGCGGTTGTGTCACCCATCCCTGGAACGCGTAAATGTTCTCTTAACGCTGCAGCTTTCTCAACATCAAAATCATCGAGGGCAACAATCCTGTCAATCTTTTCGTTCCTTGCAACAAAGCTTACTCCGTAAATAACATCGCGCATATTCCATTCTTTGTTTTTATCCGGCATATAAAAAATTTCATCGATTGATTCTTTAGGCCATGGAGCCGTTTCAAGACTTTTTGATGTAAGTAATAAAACACGACAGCCTTGATCCTTACACTCACGCATAAAGTCAAATCCTTTTTCATAAGAAGAAACGCAAAGCACGGTGTTGGGTTTAGCGGAGTTCATATCTTTTGCTCTTAGTGTATTGTGTATAATAATGTGTGGCAATTTTAAGTTATATGGAAGAAAGAAGCAAGTAAGTAAAAATAAAAAAGGCTCCGGTCAGGGAGCCTTTGCGTTTATATTACTTTAATAGCAGCATCTTCCGGACTTCAGATTTTTCTCCAGCCTGAAGCTTATAAAAATATGTTCCGCTTGCAAGCTTCGATGCATCGAATTCAATTGAATATGAACCGGCAGACTTTTCTTCATTAACGAGTGTGGCTACTTCATTTCCCATAACATCATATACTTTAAGATTAACAAGTTCATTGGCGGGAATGTTGAAAGTAAATGTTGTTGATGGATTAAAGGGATTTGGATAGTTCTGCATTAATGCAAATTCCTTCGGTGAAGTAATTCCTACTTCAACTATTGAAGAGTATTCAAACGTACCGTTATAATCGATTTGCTTGAGACGATAGTAAAATTTTCCTTCGCCGGGGGAAGTGTCTGTAAAGCTGTAGCTTCTCCTCTCCGTAGTAGTTCCAGAGCCCGGGATAAATCCTATCTGTTCATAAAATTTATTATCGACACTCCTTTCAACGGCAAATCCTGAGTTGTTAGTTTCAGTGGCTGTTGTCCAGTTTAGAATAATATTATTATCAATCAGATTCGCTGTGAAAGAAGTAAGTTCAACGGGAATGGTTGAATAATCAACATACGAAATGTATTGAAGGTTTGTAGAAGAATAAATTGTTTGTATCAAATTTCCCGTGGTTCCATCTATTTCGTGTAATCCGCTGCTATTTGTTACCAGATAATTTCCGCTTGGTAACTGATAAACACCTCTTAGACCTGATACCTGCGTAAAGAAGTTTAGCTGAGTTCCGTTAGAATCGTAAATTCCTAATCCTGACGGAGTGGAGAAAACTGCAAGAGCGAGGTTGCCATTCTGCAGTTCAATAATCTGCTGTGGAAAATTTACACCCGTTATCAGGTTGTTAAGATAATTTCCATTCAGATCATACCTGTGTGCAGCATCACTGCTTGAACCCGTAACCAATACATCGTTCATCCTGAAAAGAATAGCAAATGGACTGTTTAATCCACCAGCACCAATTGCTATAAAATTACCCAGATAATTACCACTGTTATCAAATTCGGGAACACCATTCTGATTACCGCCGCTTCCAACTGTCACGACCAGATTCCCATTTGGTCTGTAAGCATGACCACGAATATTATCCAGTATTGTATTATTAACACCTCCAGCAGGAGCATAAATACCGATGTAATTACCCGATGTATCAAACTTCTGAACAAGATCAGTTATTTGATCTGAAACACTGATGAATCCTGCAGGATTAAGCAGTGCATGTTTTGGAGAAGCAAGATTGCCCGGGTTTGATGGAATATAATTCGCATTGACAAGACTACCGGTTACTGGATCAAATGATAATACGTTATCATTCGTCCAGTCAGGAATTAATAAAAGTTTCGTATCCGAATCACCATTTTCTACAGTTTCGTTCAGAGATTTTCCCCAATTAATTTCTGCATTTGAAAGATCATATCTGTCTTTTACCTGGCTGTATGTCAGAACTTCTCCATCTAAAAAGGGGTGAGAAAAATTTTTAATAACACTATAAAGTATAACACCGTTTTCCACCTTCAATACATCTATCAAAATGCCCTCTGGTAGTTTTACACTAACAGGAAGCTGCTGTTTAACAGCGGTTTGTTTTGCTTCGTAATAGATGGATGGATTTAGCTCTTTCTGTATCAACAAATTCTCGAAGTAGTTCTCCTGAGAAAAGATTGAAGTAAACAGGAAGAAAGAACTTAAACAAATAAGTAAGATTTTCTTCATGTGAGGCTCCTTTATAAATGAATAGAAGTAATTCTCTTTTGTAAGTTTAGCTTTTATAAAAGAAAGAAGCAAGTGGACTTTGTAATTTTATTTTCCGTTAACGTATTGAATATTTTTTACAACTTAATAATTTATTCCATTTTGTTAAATTTGTTCCCAATAAATCATAAACTTTTATGCCTTCTAACAAAAAAATAGTTATAATCGGTGCCGGCATTTCGGGTTTAACAACCGCTTATCTTCTTTTTAAAGAGGGTTACGACGTAATTGTTCTCGAGCAAAAAGATAAAGTCGGCGGTTCAATTGAAACTGTTTCTGCCGATGGTTTTCTATTTGACAGAGGACCGAACAGTGGATTGGAAACTACTCCGCTAATTCAGCAGCTTGTAAAAGATTTAAATCTTGAAGACCAATTTGTATATGCCAATCGTGAAGGAAATAAAAGATACATTTTACGCAATGGACAACTTCACGCACTTCCAATGTCACCTCCGGCATTTTTCAAAACAGAATTATTTTCAGGAAAAGCAAAGCTAAGATTGTTTGCCGAGCCTTTCATCGGAAGATCAAAAGATGGTTATTATCAAAGTATTGCTGAATTTGTTACCCGAAGACTTGGCAAAGAGTTTTTAGATTATGCAATCAATCCTTTTG is from Ignavibacteriota bacterium and encodes:
- a CDS encoding ATP-grasp domain-containing protein; this translates as MNSAKPNTVLCVSSYEKGFDFMRECKDQGCRVLLLTSKSLETAPWPKESIDEIFYMPDKNKEWNMRDVIYGVSFVARNEKIDRIVALDDFDVEKAAALREHLRVPGMGDTTARYFRDKLAMRMRAKEMGIPVPEFIHVLNHNDINEFAEKVPYPYMIKPRMLAGAHGLKKVNSKEEMWNRINHLGDEQSFFLMERFIPGNIYHVDSIIYEHEVRFAIASQYGKPPFEVAHEGRVFTSRTVERGSKKEQQLLELNEKLMKALGMLRGVSHTEFIESDKDGKIYFLETSARVGGANLSELVLAASGINLWREWAKIEILRGESEYKYPEVKNDYAGIITSLSKQEWPDLSSYNDPEIVWRLDKSYHAGFVIRSKHHKVVEEMLGKYTERFYKDFFASAPMKEKPSD
- a CDS encoding T9SS type A sorting domain-containing protein; this translates as MLSGDKIKFRATITDTSIFYNTAHYPDAGWVVMNVLPPILNVEEENLLSFYELAQNFPNPFNPTTKIKYQLPEPVFVTIKVYDVLGNEIETLVNEERDAGSYKIDFNGLELTSGIYYYRITAGNFSQTKKMILLK
- a CDS encoding T9SS type A sorting domain-containing protein, with the protein product MKKILLICLSSFFLFTSIFSQENYFENLLIQKELNPSIYYEAKQTAVKQQLPVSVKLPEGILIDVLKVENGVILYSVIKNFSHPFLDGEVLTYSQVKDRYDLSNAEINWGKSLNETVENGDSDTKLLLIPDWTNDNVLSFDPVTGSLVNANYIPSNPGNLASPKHALLNPAGFISVSDQITDLVQKFDTSGNYIGIYAPAGGVNNTILDNIRGHAYRPNGNLVVTVGSGGNQNGVPEFDNSGNYLGNFIAIGAGGLNSPFAILFRMNDVLVTGSSSDAAHRYDLNGNYLNNLITGVNFPQQIIELQNGNLALAVFSTPSGLGIYDSNGTQLNFFTQVSGLRGVYQLPSGNYLVTNSSGLHEIDGTTGNLIQTIYSSTNLQYISYVDYSTIPVELTSFTANLIDNNIILNWTTATETNNSGFAVERSVDNKFYEQIGFIPGSGTTTERRSYSFTDTSPGEGKFYYRLKQIDYNGTFEYSSIVEVGITSPKEFALMQNYPNPFNPSTTFTFNIPANELVNLKVYDVMGNEVATLVNEEKSAGSYSIEFDASKLASGTYFYKLQAGEKSEVRKMLLLK
- a CDS encoding T9SS type A sorting domain-containing protein — translated: MEEHSVLEKTIIEEPNFPNFTYNGWGSNISQLHQPFGWGTLIAKKNLYFMMWVGVITTHNSQLAYLPTTQERATISDYYIFLLGNDSLRYSKWNAGSTFYPFTWVDYTPVENNDEPMLSFELSQNYPNPFNPSTKIRYEIPEMSFVTIKVYDVLGKQILSLVNEEKSAGNYEIEFNGKELASGIYYYRISAGNFSQTKKMILLK
- a CDS encoding fatty acid desaturase is translated as MSLKLKEIADIKSLVYIFITSSLFISQWLWLGTNTFIYTWFLFMSVTVAVMTHNHNHLPMWKSKGMNVFTDWWLTVFYGFPIFAWIPTHNKNHHRFNNRAGDDSITYRISERNNLLTLISYPTISGYYQQKAIMVYLKEMKANNREKFWISISQYVVLVLWIAAAFIIDWEKALLFVIIPQQVSLFSVLIFNYVQHVHADEESEWNHSRNFTGFLNFLLFNNGYHTIHHQKAGLHWKKAPQAHNEIAHNINPILLERSFWWYIFRSYFLSLVIPKFKTDSMRLERISKEKDLNTGKKIVEEKEIESVSAGS